The Candidatus Vicinibacter proximus sequence TAAAAGCATTATAGCTCCTGTTAAAACTATATTTATTACGGCAAGTGGAATAAGTGCCTTCCACCCAAGATTCATCAATTGATCATATCGGAATCGTGGAAGCGTCCACCTGATCCACATAAAAAGAAAAATAAAAAAGAAAATTTTTCCAAACAAAACTGCTACAGAAAGTAATGTCTTCAATATCCCCGGATCAAAGTGCGATTCAAATGGAAAATGATATCCCCCAAAATATAATGTAGCAAGTATCGCACTCGAAATAAACATATTGGTGTACTCTGCAAATAAATAAAAACCGAGCTTCATGGAAGAAAATTCGGTATGATATCCACCCACCAATTCTGTCTCACATTCAGGAAGATCGAATGGTGCACGATTGGTTTCTGCAAATGCACAAATGATGAATATTAAAAATCCCAATGGCTGGTACAATACATTCCAATGCCATCCTGCTTGCTGATCTACAATCGAGCGCAATGAAAGACTGGAAGAGGTCATCACCAACGCAATGATCGACAATCCCATTGCCAATTCATAACTGATGTTCTGTGATGCAGCCCGGATGGCCCCCAAAAGCGAAAATTTATTGTTCGAGGCCCATCCTCCAATCAAAATGCCATAAACACCCAGTGAAACCACCCCAAAAATATACAATAAGCCCACATTCAAATCTGTGCCTTGTAAGGCATAGGTCTGTCCGTCTATAGTTATATCTGGTCCAAATGGAATCACGACACTGGTCATCAGGGCTGTCAGCATAAAAAAACCGGGTCCCATCAGAAACAACCATTTGTCTGCTTTTAATGGAATAAACTCTTCCTTGAAAAATAATTTTACCCCATCTGCCAATGGTTGCAAAAGTCCAAAAGGTCCCGCACGATTTGGGCCTAATCTATCCTGCAGAAAAGCCGCCACCTTGCGCTCTGCATAAGTAGAATACATCGCAATAAAAAGCGACAGCCCAAATACAACGGCAATGAAGATCAGTTTAAAAATTACTAGGCTCATTCTGAT is a genomic window containing:
- the nuoH gene encoding NADH-quinone oxidoreductase subunit NuoH yields the protein MRMSLVIFKLIFIAVVFGLSLFIAMYSTYAERKVAAFLQDRLGPNRAGPFGLLQPLADGVKLFFKEEFIPLKADKWLFLMGPGFFMLTALMTSVVIPFGPDITIDGQTYALQGTDLNVGLLYIFGVVSLGVYGILIGGWASNNKFSLLGAIRAASQNISYELAMGLSIIALVMTSSSLSLRSIVDQQAGWHWNVLYQPLGFLIFIICAFAETNRAPFDLPECETELVGGYHTEFSSMKLGFYLFAEYTNMFISSAILATLYFGGYHFPFESHFDPGILKTLLSVAVLFGKIFFFIFLFMWIRWTLPRFRYDQLMNLGWKALIPLAVINIVLTGAIMLLK